The DNA sequence ACAGATTTAAACCCAGATTGCTCACTccgtacatcagttttggtaccaaaaaaactaatattttcatagtcgatatctagcatcgagtagcgaaATTATCAGCACTGCtaagtagcagtagtagtactgtcaagtgacaatagatgtagcaccgatcAGAAAGTGCAATGCTCAACATCATAAGACTTTCTTCGCTGCtctatgaaactgaaaatattagtctttttggtaccaaaactgatataTGGAGTGAgtactcttgtcttactatatttctctatgcccaGGGGTCTACATTTGCCATGAACTTACCCGCCACTCTCCCAACATGAAGTCTGCGTCACTCAGACTTAGGGCAGCTCCAACCACATGGTCAATCGAGGAGTAGTGACTCAAATAGTTTTCTTCGAGGAAATTCACAAACGAACTGGGCTGACTTAAAAATTGATCTATTATCTCTGCAGGGCGGTGTGTCAACTGTTTGATTCCATTTTCGCTTACCACAACTAAAAAATGAAAAGGAATCGGTAGATAGCAAATAGAGCAATTACTAGGAACTACAgtgtttttttacaagctttttagggttccgtacctcaaaaggaaaaaacggaacctttataggatcactcgtgcgtctgtctgtccgtccgtctgtcacagctaatttgctccgaaactactgggccaattaagctgaaatttggtacagatatgtaagtctgtgacccaaagacggatatgtaacgtcaacaaatgaattttaaacataagggctacttttggggggtaaaagataaaatttaaaaacaaagttttgcaaactatatcgtgttacatatcaaatgaaagagctcattgtgggaatttcaaatattttttttttataaatttacgatataaagtttagaagttattcaagaaaatagacaaaaaatgaccatccccccccctctatttccgaaactacagggtctaaaattctgaaaaaaatacacaaaatagtcctttacctaaagatgacaggaaaacctatgagaaatctacagtcaagcgtgagtcggatttaagaacaaaaatgcttttttggttttttagggacagccgcaatggtttaagtgaaacgggatgtagacagctattgcgaaggccctaggccgatatccgcataaggccgaaggcccgaagcgtcccgaagaggcgtgcctttagcttcaagcctGAGTCGGAAAtgtcggaatgacgacaaaaaatgcgattAGGCtctatctggcacacagccggcgcattggtacttgtagtaatgattgattaggttactattgttatgtgttttaaaaagcactatacaggatggccaaaaaattaactatgtgaattcccgttgccaacgtgcaaccccgaaattgcgaggaaaaatttggctgtttcatacattttggctggtccattttctatgggaggatacatttttttttcgcgatttcggggttggtcccataataaaagttgtaaagctcagtataatccgaaaacctccccggctacgggaatgcacttattttttggccacctcggtcttcagtcttcgcatttggacacttacTACTGTTCGgtatttaatcttcctatctacctaagaagctactttgcatagttgcagagatataagccatcacgccagaaaacttcatgttacatctggtttgtgactgacccattcgggtttttcaagacgtttcactcacgtcacgtttcatgtacttacaaaaaaaattttttgaaaattgtgtgatctacggaacccttgaaacgcgagtccgaactcgcacttgaccagtttttttttagtgTTAACCCTGGGGTCAATATTGTTTGAGGATTCCACAGCTTTAGAGAAATTAATATtgcacgagttgcagtcgccgcgagcactcgagcctgaggaaggacccccgacgggcccgaaacatgtcgccaatagcgactaaaaattcatgtgagtgaaaccgttgtcgtataaacaatttgaaatgaatattatttaacATCAATTAAAGGATTCAGGAGTATTCCCTgaaattaacaaaattttctATATAATGTGGAATTAATTGTTACCCGTTACCAAGTTTTAAAGCTTACCTTTTGGGTTTAGTACTCTTCCTACGCCATGCAGAATGCTAACAGTTTGGTCTTTCCCTAGAGAGACGAATTTACTTGATGGTGGCTTTTTCTTACTATTTGCAGTCTTCTTATTTTTCATTTCCTTCTCAATAATAACATCAGTCTCTAAACTTTGATAGGAACCTGTAATTATACTTTAACTTTAATTAACCCTTAACAGGCAAATCTAATCACATTTTCGGGAAGTGACTGTTCTTCAATTTTAAATGAATCACTTAAACTTAAgaatttgtaatatatttgtaagcaaatattgtcagtagaaaaaacagcaaatttaaaaattgtatgcgcgaagggttatcgtcccataaaaaaatttgaacatcgcgcctttttctactgacaagatttgcttgaccaagtacttatatttagattttttgggaaaacctTATAGTTTCTTGTGGCCTGTAAAAAGGTTAAACCTTAGAATACAACATTAAacagtaagtaggtattacTGAAGTTTTGGTAAATTGTGTGATCAGGTTAAAAACAATTATACCTTTTAGACAAGCAAAATGTAGGTTCAACACAGCCGATCTTACATCCCCTGCTGAAGAATTAACGACGCAGTCTACCAGTTCGGCTGTTGGTTTGTTGTACATGTTGGTATGATTTTTACTAATGATTTCTGAAACTCGCTTTAAGGCAGATTTTAGTCCTGTAACTGATACTGCATTCAATCTGAAATtaaaaccaggcgtggctcactccgcgatttcgtcgctttgctacaggtagctaaaagtacatccgttcgaccccaattttggggtttgtcagaagccgcgcgtggcgctgtcgccacctagcggccatatctgtgctgatcgtcacagacgcgttttgttagagagtgagtcttctgtacctagtactattatttattctgtgattaaaacatgatatttaaggtgtattcgggtaataccgaatgtcggataattccgaacttcagatgaaaatcacccttaattccatcataataaaagtctcttttcggaattatccgacagttttcgacattcggaattacccgagtaaaccttacttaTTAAACAACAATTACATATGTAACGAAAAATTATTTAGACTTAGCACAAACATATACTGATTTTGAGATACAGCTATAGCAAATGCTTTCAAGCTCTATGTCGTGAACATTAGCAggattaaaatgtataaaacataaaaaataaagaaaatattacGTGATATGATGTATCTTGAATTGTTCCTTCAAACTTGGTGTAAATAAATTTGCAGCAGTATTCTTACTGTCTGTGTGGCTTTCTGAACATATAAAAACAATGGGTGATTTGGCTCTTTGTTTATAATGACTGAAAAAGAGTACAATATTAGTAATTCTGGCAGTCAAGTTAAAAGTATTGACACCAATCATTGAGTTATGATTACGAGTACTTCATATAGAGAAGCCATACCAAACAATAAAATTGTCGCAATCGCAACCTGTAGGCGAGGGGAGCGGGGCGTGAAACACGCGACCAAAACCTCATAAGCTCCTtgaaattcatggcgcttacgcgtttaggtcgcgagattTACGCTCCGCTTCCATAGTTTGTTGTCGGCCggcgcaaaatactggttctctGTGCCAGTTCatagtaataatagttcaatgaCACCACTCAGTTTTGAGTGCAAATATTAACTTACTGTAGAACATCAGTAAATTCAGACGGTGTTCTTATAAATGTATTTGGTAAATCTTCGACCAACACCAGTTTGCTACTGTTGTTATCTAATAGAGATGTAAAATTAGCTGCATTCAATATGAAATCAAGGAATTTGGTAGATTGTTTTTCTTTAAACTGGTAATCTCCTGAAAATTAAAGAGACAAGGGTAAATATTTAGTGACAGTTACTTAATTGAATCGGATTATAGGGCTAGAACAGAGCTCTTGTTTAACTAAATCTTAAAAAAGGTAAAATTTCCTTCCTAACAAGCAAGGCACTCTTCATAGACAacaaaattattatgaaaagtaGAAGCACAACATTAGGAAAGATGGGGATATTGAGGAAAGTTACCCTGTACATCAGCGGTGGGCAACATGCAGCCCACAAACCTTTTACTTGCGGCGTGCGAGCCTTCCTGGCGtttttgtatgtacctaatattaccaaatgacaatgtctgataaagtcttAAATATAAGCAAAGTGCAGCCCGTGTCCACTTCATTagctactatgtggcccttggcttcTAAAGGGTTGCCAACCACTGCTGTACATGTTAAGAGAAGATGGATTGGCAATCATACCATATTCTGTAGGTATATCAATATCCAGGGGTGTAATCCACTCTGTGACTTTCACTTTGTATTTAGCAGCTAGTGTCCGCACTGTAATAGTCTTCCCGCATCCTACAGGGCCAGTAAGAAGTAATATCTCGCTGTTATTGTGTTGTATATTGGATTTTAACCAGTCCTCAATTTCTTGTATCTTTTTACCATTAACAGCTAAGTCTTCTGTTGTCACTGGATCAAAGTTCTTCATCCAATTCTTGTGATCAATGTTAATAGGGGTTTTATCAGCAGTGCCTGATGTGTTACTGCACGTATTCTGAAAGCATGTGAAAGTTTGtaagaacaaaaaataatagttataagtacctataaagcTTTTATACAGCAGAATACAAGAGATCTTCAGTACCTCTTTGACGGGGGTTCTAGAATTAGGCAAGGTTCCATCTTTGCTTTTTCGCCGCTTCGCAGGAGGAACATCATCTTCGAAGTCGAAGATAGGCTTGAACCATTTCTTTTCCTGTtaacaattttcaatattggaaaccacgggtgaccctagggctggctcattcctaggccaaagaataggcatagctattcagcgtgggaatgtagccagccttatgggtacccttccgcaggggacagatctgggggacctaaggtaggtgggtaagttttatttatttattttattagttttaatttatttagtttatacttaattttaataatagtttgtataagttttgctATTGAATAAATTACCAAATTATTTAGGAAATGAACAATCAAACATTAGTTAATTAAATGCACATTTATTAACGTGTATTACTTTTTGAATGGACATTGTTGACCTCAATCTATCATTAATATTCAAACGATTTTGGACAGAATAACATAAATATTGAATTGAATCAATTGAACTCCAATTTTCAACGTATTTACACCATATTGACATTGACAGTCAGCTGAGCTGAGACTTGACAATTTGAAGGGATATTTTTCTTCAATGTGTCGATAACAGgtgcttaaataaataattaacttataaCTGTTAAGTGCCTGTGTATCTTGACTATAACATATAATAATTGTCAGAGACTTAAATTTCCatgttctttttttaaacaatccTCAAGAACCTagaacataaataaacataGGTTTTTAGAAAAATACACCAAATGATATACTAATTCGTTTACGAGGTATGTAGACCAACAAAATTATTCTTGAGTTAGGTATTAAACTTGCAAATAACacctattatttttaaacaGTACTACTTTCACTATAAATTAAGTGAaactgtatatttttattactttgtttttaataatgAGTCGACGAATCTAAAAATATTATGCGTAGTTTTTATACGATTAGCCAACTTCACAAACACAACACTTGTCTGTTCTTACGTAAATTTTgtgtattaaaattttattttataagcgtACAGTGGCATAATTTTATCGAGTAGTTTGTGTGAAGGCTTGTAAGTTCGTCAGCATGTTAATACGCCTGTTTATGTTTGCACTAAATGGAATTTAATGCGTAGTACATGTATCTACATAAGTACATAACCAAAACATTTTTCAGGTAATCATGCAGGCTATTAAAGCGCTGGGAGCGACGGCTCCTAAAGCTCTTTCTGTGGTGAAGAAAGGTGCTTTTGCTCCCATCGTTGATCAAGTCCGTCAAACCCATTTGCCAGCTCCGAAGCCGAACGAGAAGCGCCCATACTCTCCCTTCCAGGATGCTAGTAACCTGGCAGAGATTGCGGTGGCCAGGCTTGACGACCTCCTCAACTGGGGAAGGAAGGGCTCCATGTGGCCTATGACCTTTGGTTTAGCTTGCTGTGCCGTGGAAATGATGCACATCGCCGCGCCTCGCTATGATATGGACAGGTACTTATGAAGTATTGGGAtgaaaaatttattgaatacCCTTATTTGGTGCTTCAACTACGCCTAGATCATATAGGATCAAACACAAGTGAAGTTTAGCAAGTTTTCAATGTGTTTGGTTAAAACCCCTGGCCTGGGCGGCCACAATGCTTCTAGAAGGGGTccacaaatatcaaatatcaaatatcaaatatcaacatttattcagcaaataggccacaagggcacttttacacgtcaacattgaatttacataaaagcaaaaataataacatcaacaattttataaattaaaactaacaattcaatctaacgtattacaattactaagagatgtatatggtctcttaatgtcgaattacatacaaaatacagataaaaaaacacacacaaaaaatctataatatttagaggtgtaaatgtctctaggtgtcagaactataagattatatagtttatcaagttatccttagagatgtatagggtctccaagagtcaatatcctgtataattaatacattcattaaaagaaaagaaacatacgagaacagaatgaggcgtctcactgtaattaattaataaaagttactaagtataatagctcgtgttagcttaacagaccagtctccacaaacagcacccgttcacgagtatgacgcgtatctcagccatcgcctccctcaaccttcattcgggaaagtggcgacccgatcaacaacgccaccgtaagcaaagacttttaagcgagcatgacatgttcaagctaccggcctatattaatattaaaatagtaataacatgtagctgtaagacacggcattttgtgctcatatgttacataaaaagacagtaatatagcttcacataattactagcctaagttgacttagagatgtaaaggtctctaagtgtcagaaacattaaaaatataggtaagtatgtacaatcaaaaataaaaatcaaataaataaatatgtacttagagatgtataaggtctccaagtgtccaaaactaaaattaaattaaacaatataatcaagcgagaacatcattgtctcatgtgtcaattctactggacactagcatatttaattcagtgtaaaaaaaaaacaatatttatttaattcttattatactaatgaaaccaatcaagctaccggcttaaaagcatctctatcgtttataaaatcatttacagtgtagtacgccttacataacaaggagtgcttaatgtgcgacttaaatttgtgaagtggtaaattcactacatcagtggggactttgttataaaaacgtgtacagttcccgacgaaagacgtactaaccttacggaggcggtgcaAAGGCTTGCAGATAATAAATACAGGTGGCATATGCAGAGAGGGGgtaatataaaaacttttttgttCTAAGGGAGGTTAAAATGCTAAAGCAATTAAAAGCCAAAATCAACTAAGGTGCTAATCAAGAAAAAGACCCTACATGTATTGTGTGTACATGTGATCTGCTATGTACACCAACTTAAAAATCACTTAACATCAGAATAAGGATTTCTAGATACAGATAGCTTAGCCtaaatttagtttagtttagtttgtaagattttcatttaagtatattttcGGTTACTTTGTATGTAACTTTGGTAGGAAGAGCGGGATCTCCTGCCGCAAGTATAATTTTACTTACTTGGAGATTCCAACCATAATTTGTTGTACACAATATTGTAACCAATAAAcgctttttcattttcattttcattttttcagaTAGTCCAGATTGTCTTAGTAATGGAATTTAGTGGCCTGGCCTTTTAATTTGAGGACACAAATTTATTTACCATGTTATGTTTTCCATTACAGATATGGTGTAGTATTCCGTGCATCACCTCGCCAGTCTGATGTCATGATTGTCGCTGGG is a window from the Cydia fagiglandana chromosome 13, ilCydFagi1.1, whole genome shotgun sequence genome containing:
- the LOC134670233 gene encoding cell cycle checkpoint protein RAD17, coding for MSIQKEKKWFKPIFDFEDDVPPAKRRKSKDGTLPNSRTPVKENTCSNTSGTADKTPINIDHKNWMKNFDPVTTEDLAVNGKKIQEIEDWLKSNIQHNNSEILLLTGPVGCGKTITVRTLAAKYKVKVTEWITPLDIDIPTEYGDYQFKEKQSTKFLDFILNAANFTSLLDNNSSKLVLVEDLPNTFIRTPSEFTDVLHHYKQRAKSPIVFICSESHTDSKNTAANLFTPSLKEQFKIHHITLNAVSVTGLKSALKRVSEIISKNHTNMYNKPTAELVDCVVNSSAGDVRSAVLNLHFACLKGSYQSLETDVIIEKEMKNKKTANSKKKPPSSKFVSLGKDQTVSILHGVGRVLNPKVVVSENGIKQLTHRPAEIIDQFLSQPSSFVNFLEENYLSHYSSIDHVVGAALSLSDADFMLGEWREKMCQEHGLYTAVAGLMVANKAPVSAWNPVRGPKNMKIQYPSLQELPLLEPNYLYKGKILVADYQTYCKIIGKQQ
- the LOC134670236 gene encoding NADH-quinone oxidoreductase subunit B 2-like — its product is MQAIKALGATAPKALSVVKKGAFAPIVDQVRQTHLPAPKPNEKRPYSPFQDASNLAEIAVARLDDLLNWGRKGSMWPMTFGLACCAVEMMHIAAPRYDMDRYGVVFRASPRQSDVMIVAGTLTNKMAPALRKVYDQMPDPRWVISMGSCANGGGYYHYSYSVVRGCDRIVPVDIYVPGCPPSAEALLYGVLQLQKKVKRMKTIQIWYRK